Genomic DNA from Budorcas taxicolor isolate Tak-1 chromosome 5, Takin1.1, whole genome shotgun sequence:
CAAACAAAACAGAGCAGAAACAACCAACCTGAGTTGCCAAGAAAACATAAAACCTTTAATCACACTGGTCAAGCAGGGCAGGGGTGAAGTCAGGTTGGGGAGGTTGGGGCTGCTGCACGGGACTGGCCTTCACGGCACCGGGTCAGGCCCTGCTGCCACGCCCCAGCCATGTGGCCATGGCTCCCTTTGCTAGGAGTAAGCACCAGAGACCAGCACCGGGGTCACCTCTGCCCCCAAGTCCGCACAAGCACCAATGGGTCTCCCTCCAGGAAGAGAGTCTGGCCacctggggctggggaaggggaaggcTGGGGGCCTCCAGGCTGACCCACcctgggaggagggaaaggaCAGAAGCCCTGATGTCCCTCGATTGGCCTCAGCCTCTCCCAGTGCCTCCCTCAGCATCATGGCTCAGAGGAGCGTCCCCGGACTGACCTGAAACATGACTGGCTTCAGTTCCCCAGACCTGCTGAGGGGTCCAAAGCCCGGTGACCTCCTTCCTGGCTCATTGCCGGGAGTGGCATTTGTAactgcagcagcagccagaggcaGCTCTGCTGGGCAGCAGGGCCTCAGCACCTTAACAGAGTGTGGAGGGCCAGGGGCATGGGCTGGTGAGGGGCGCCAAGGAGGTCAGAGCACCTGGAGACAGACATCAGTGTCTGACAGTGGCTGGGAGCCTGGGAGGACGGAGGCCCAAGCAGCAGAGAGGGCTGTGCACGGCCCTGACAGCAccagggagcagggcagggagggcacgccctgagggtggtggtgggggagccCTTGAAGCATCCATCCCAGCTGTGTAGGCAGCTTGTCTGggcttccttcttcaggggatgccTTACCCCAAAATGCCTCCAAACCCCTGAGTCCTCTCCTGATAGCACCTGTCCCTGACCAAGGTTTGTTTTAAAGATGGGCATGGGGCAGAGAAGAAAGGACAGGCAGAGGGTACCCATTTCACCTTGGTATCCTAACCTGTCAGCCTTGGGGAGTGGTGGGTAATGAAGGGCCACAGTGCCTGAACACCCAGAACACAGATGTACATGACCAGAGCCCCAAGAAGTTCTCTGGGGCTGTTTTCAGGATCCTCTGTGTCTCCCCTCCCCGGCTGGACTGGGTGCTTACCGAAAGCAGGGCCTGTGTCTGCTTTGCCTCAGCCTTCCCAGAGCCGGGCACAGAGAGGGTGCTCAGTGAATGTTCAGCAACTGAATAAACGCACTATGGGTGTGCATGTGGGGGGCAAACAGGAgttcagagagaaggaagaggttgCAAGAGACAAGAGGAGGAAGTATCCTAGAAGGATGAAATTTAAGgatgttgggaagattccagaaTGTTTGGAAGATTTCAAAATGTTTGGAAAGTACCAAAATGTTGTGAAAGCTGTAGGACCTGGTTACTCAAGTGGGGTCCCAGAGATCAGCAGCACCGGCATCACTCAGGAAGGTACTGGAAATGCTGAATCCTGGGCCCACTCCACACCTGCTGAATCAGACTCTGCATTTCAGCACGATGCCCCAGTGATTTGTGTCACATTCAAGTTTGAAAATGGCTGGTCTACAAGGTTGGGAAAGTTCTAGAAGATGTAGGTTAggagatttcttaaaatgttCAAGAGGAGAGAGGCAGGAACAGACTAGGAGGGGTGATGGAGGgcaaaaaaggaggaggaaggctgCCCAGAATGCCAGGTCAggggcccattttacagatgggcaaaCTGGGGCCCCCACAGGAGACAGACCTGCCCACAGCCACCCCAGGGCAGAGCTGCCCCAGGGGAGGCACTAATCGTCCTCGGGCTTGATGAGGTGGCCGCTGAAGGTAATGTAGGTGTCTATGTCGTCGCTGTAGACGGCATTCTCACGCTCACGCTTGAAGAGCCGTGCCCAGACGCGGTCGCCTGGCGCCAGGGCCAACATCACGCTCTGGCTCTGCATGATGCTGCGGTCGCTGGGCTGCGCATACAGGATGACGGCTGCCTTGTCATTGTGCACCACGTGCACGTAGGTCTCCTTGAAGTTCCAGCTGTGCACATTAAGGCTGAAGAAGTAGAGGCCGCGCAGGGGGGCAACGAAGTGGCCAGCAGCCAGGTTGAAGTGCCCGTCGGGGTTCACGAAGACCGTGTCGAAGAGCAGCGGCTGGAAACCCTCGCTGCTGTGCAGGGCTGTCTTGCGGCCCACGGAGAAGGCCGAGAAGCGCGTCTGGCATGGACTGCCAGGGCTGCCCACCTGCCCCTTGGCACCTTTGATGCCCTGGGGGCCACGGTCCCCCCGGGGACCCTCCCtgcccagcttcccaggtg
This window encodes:
- the C1QTNF6 gene encoding complement C1q tumor necrosis factor-related protein 6 — protein: MGMAALGLLWAALLLPLSVSGLPTEEPTSGEAVASSSPGHCRRCCDSEDPAVLADAAHVSSASPSALPYVLPEVRPYINITILKGDKGDRGLLGSPGKLGREGPRGDRGPQGIKGAKGQVGSPGSPCQTRFSAFSVGRKTALHSSEGFQPLLFDTVFVNPDGHFNLAAGHFVAPLRGLYFFSLNVHSWNFKETYVHVVHNDKAAVILYAQPSDRSIMQSQSVMLALAPGDRVWARLFKRERENAVYSDDIDTYITFSGHLIKPEDD